DNA from Mycolicibacterium alvei:
GATAGGTTGGGGTCCGACGTTGACGCACACCCGGTGCTGTGGAAATCTACTATTCATAGATGAGAGTCACATTCTCATGTGTGTGGCAGGAACGGGAGCAGCAGATGACCATCGACCCAACCGGTATCGATTTTTTTCGCGATGAACGATTGGTCGACGACCCGTACCCGTTCTTCGCGGCGCTGCGGGACAAGTGCCCCGTCACCCGTGAAGACCATTACAACGTCACCATGGTGACGGGCTGGGACGAAGCGGTGCAGGTCTACAACGACGAGGAGACCTTCTCGTCGTGCCTGTCGGTCACCGGACCGTTCCCGGGCTTCCCGGTTCCGTTGGAGGGACGCAGTGCCGAAGAGGTCACCGCGCTCATCGACAAGCATCGCAACGAACTGCCGTTCAGCGATCAGTTGCCGACGCTGGATCCGCCGACCCACACCGATCATCGCTCCTTGTTGATGCGGCTGATCACGCCCAAGCGCCTCAAGGAGAACGAGGACGCGATGTGGCAGTTGGCCGATGAGGTGCTCGACGACTACCTGGGGTCGGGTGGGGGCGAGTTCATCAAGGGCTTCGCCGGTCCGTTCACTCTGCTGGTGATCGCCGACCTGCTCGGCATTCCCGACGAGGACCGCGAAGGTTTCGTCAACGGCATCAAGCAGAATTCCGGCGGCGGCATCGGCAGCACCAGCAAGGAGTCGCTGTCGCACAGCCCGCTGGAATTCCTCTACGGGCAGTTCTCCGACTACGTGTCGGATCGTCGGGCCAATCCGCGTGGCGACGTTCTGACAGGTCTGGCCGAGGCCACCTTCCCGGACGGCAGCATCCCCGATGTCGGCGATGTCGCGCGGGTGGCGACCAACGTCTTCTCGGCCGGCCAGGAGACCACGGTCCGACTGCTCAGTACCGCGCTGAAGATCCTTGGTGAGCAGCCGGAGATCCAGCAGCGAATTCGCGCCGACCGCAGCCTGATTCCGAACTTCATCGAGGAGGCGCTGCGGATCGAGAGCCCGGTCAAGGGCGACTTCCGGCTGTCGCGCTGCCCGGTGACCATCGGCGAAACCGAGTTGAATGCCGGCACCACGCTGATGGTGCTCAACGGTGCGGCCAACCGCGATCCGCGACGCTTCGAGGATCCCGACACGTTCGACCCGGCCCGGAAGAACGCCCGCCAGCACCTGGCTTTCGGCCGGGGCATCCACAGCTGCCCCGGCGCCCCGTTGGCGCGCGCCGAAACGCGGGTCGGCATCGAACGATTGCTCGACCGGACTACCGACATCCGCATCTCCGAGGCCAAGCACGGCTCGGACGGCGACCGGCGCTACAACTACATCCCGACCTTCATCCTGCGCGGCCTGACCGAGCTGCATCTGGAGTTCGACAACTGATGCGCGTCCGGGTTGATGAAGACCGTTGTGCCGGCCACGGCATGTGCCTGACCCTGTGCCCCGAGGTCTTCGAGATGTCGGACGACGGTTGGTCGGTGGCCGATCCGGAAGAGGTTCCGGCCGGCCTGGAGGGCGCGGCGCGCGAGGCGATAGACAACTGCCCGGAACGGGCGATCAGCGAAATCAACGAGTAGATAAGGGTTTTTCGATATGGCATCTGCCAAGGGCTACGTGATCCTCACCGAGGACGTCAAGGACCCGGCCGGTATGGCTGAGTACGGCAAGCTTGCATCGAAGGCAATGGCCGGTGCGACCATCGTGGCGGTCGACCAGAAGCCCGAGGTGATCGAGGGGGCCTGGCACGGTACGCAAACCGTGGTGCTGGAGTTCGAATCGGTCGACGCCGCCCGTGAGTGGTACTACTCCGACGCCTACCAGGCGGCCGCCAAGGTGCGCCAGGGTGCCGCGGAGTGCAACGGCATCATCCTTTCCGGCTTCCCTTCCTGACCCGGCGGCCGCAATGCGGTACAGCATCACGTATCCGATGCACACCCACCCGTACCACCCGGATCTGGTGAGTGGCAGCGGGGTTGCCGCGATGGCCGCTGCGGCCGAGGCCGCGGGTTTCGACGGCTTCGGGTTCACCGACCATCCCGCGCCGTCGCAACGCTGGCTCGACGCCGGCGGTCACGATGCGCTGGACCCGTTCGTGGCCATGGCATTTGCCGCGGCGCACACCACGACCCTGCGTCTGGTGCCCAACATCGTGGTGCTGCCATATCGGAATCCGTTCGTGGTGGCGAAATCCGGTGCCAGCCTGGACCTGCTGTCCGGTGGCCGGTTCACGCTGGCCGTCGGAGTCGGCTATCTCAAGCGGGAATTCGCCGCGCTGGGGGTCTCGTATGACGAGCGCGCCGCTGTGTTCGACGAGGCTCTCGAGGTGATCCGCGGTATCTGGACCACCGATGACTACACCTTCGAGGGCAAGAACTTCAGCGCCCGCGGTATCACCGCCCATCCGCGGCCGGCGGCGAGCCCGCATCCGCCCATCTGGATCGGCGGTAACACCACTGCCGCGCGCGCCCGGGTGGCCAGGCACGGTGACGGCTGGTGTCCGTTCGCCGCTCCGCCCGGTCTGGCCAAGACTGCGGGCACCGCGGCGATCGACTCGCTCGATGCACTGGCCGCCGGGATCGAGGACCTGCGGGCCCGGCTGGCCGCTGCCGGTCGCGATCCCGACGGAATCGACATCGTGTTCAACAACTTCGAGGGCGGTAACCCGGGCGCCGACGATTTCAATGCCGACGCGTACCTGGCCGGCGCGGACAAGCTCGCCGCGCTGGGGGTCACCTGGCTGCACGTCACCCTGCCCGGTGACAGTTTGGCCCACGCGCTGGAGGCCACCGAGAAATTCGGCGAGACGGTGATCGCCGCCGCGTAGTCCATTCCCGCCGACTTCGACGTTGGGGTCGTGATAGTTCGATCGAAGCAACCGCGGTGTCGAAAACGGCGCAGTGGGAACGGGAGTCAGGCCGGTGTCAACGCGGCAATCGGCGTGGTCGTCGTGGCGTGCACCAGCAGTTCGGCCAGCTCGCGCGGGCAGCTCAGGAAGGGTGAGTGGGACGCGTCGATGGTGAGCTGCTCGACACCGAGGCGTTGCGTCACGGTGTCGGCCAGCCAGCGCGGCATCGAACGGTCCTGGGTGCAGCGGATGAAACTGCGGGGCAGATCGGCCGCCCAGAATTGTGGCACCGACACCGGCGTGACCGTGGTGTCGCCGAACCGCTCGGGGCCCAGACGAGCGAAAGCCCAACGGGCCGTTGCCTCGTCGCAGTCGTGGTAGAAGTAGCGCCACGCGCCGTCGAAGTCGGCGAAGTGCATCGCGCCTTCCTCGTCGAAATGCAGGTGGCCCAGCATCTCGCCGACGTCTCCGTCGAATTCGCCGCCCAACTCGTCTTCGGCCGAACGCATGGCCATCGCCTCGGGATAGGTCCGGCCTTCCCGGGGCAGCGCGGCCGCCAGATACACAATGTGGCCCACCAACTCCGGGGCCGCATCGGCAGCGAGTGTGGCGTCGAAACCACCGCCGGAATGTCCCACCAGCACATCGCCGGGTTGCATGACTTCGAGGATCGCGGCGCGGCGGTTGGCCAAGGTTGATTCCTCGGCTACCCGGGCGCCGTGCCCGGGCAGGTCCACCGCGACGCCGTCGTGACCCAGACTCTGCAACTCGGCGATGGTGCGTTCCCAGCACCAGGAGGCATGAAAGCCGCCGTGCACCAGGACAAACCGCACGACTACTCGTCGACGATCGAGATGGCCTGCCGGGGGCATTGCCGGACCGCTTCGCGGATCAGCGCCTCGTTCTCCGGCGTGACATCTTCCTGCAGGATGTGGAGGTAGTCCTGATCGTCGAGGTCGAACACCTCGGGGATGATCCCCATGCAGACGGCGTTGCTCTCGCAGATCTCGAAGTCGACGTGAACTTTCTTCGCCATCACCTCAACACCCTCACCGGCACGTGCGAGTAACCCGCGACATTCTGCATGTGAACTCGTTGCAGCTCATCCCATTTCACCTCGTAGCGAGGCATGAAGTCGAGCAGCTTCTCCAGCGCGATGGCGCTCTCCATCCGGGCCAGCGCGGCGCCGAGACAGCTGTGGATGCCGTAACCCAGCCCCAGGTTCTGTGCCTCGGTGCGGTCACGGTCGATATCGAACGTGTCGGCGTCGGTGAACGCGTCGGGATCGCGATTCGCCGCGGCGCTGATCAGGAAGACCGCCTTGCCCGCCGGGATGGTGCCGCTGGGCACATGAGCTTCCTTGAGGGTGTAGCGGACGTTGTACTGCACCGGGCCTTCGTAACGCAGCAGCTCCTCGACGGCGGCCGGGACCTTCTCCCGGTCGTCGAGCAGCTTCTGCCACTGCTCGGGGTTGCGGGCGAACAGCACCATCGCGGTACCGACGAGCTTGGTGACGGTCTCGGCGCCGGCACCACCGAGCAGGGTGGCGAATCCGGTGATCTCGATGTCGTCGAGGCGGCGCATCTGACCGTCCTCGCCCGGGATCTCCGCGGCGATCAACCGGCTGATCATGTCGTCCTGCGGGTTCTCCCGGCGCTTCTGCACCAGCCCGTAGTAATAGATCCCGGTGTCGATGTTGGCCTGCATCCCGGCCTCGGAGTAACCGATCTGCCCGGGTTCGCGGGACAGGCTGGTATCGATCCAGTGCCGGACCTGCTGACGGTATTCCGGATCGACGCCGGCCATCCGGGTGATGACCTCGACCGGGAACGGACCCGAGAAATCCTGGACGACATCGAACTCGTCGGAGTCGATCAGTCCGAGGTGATGATCGATCTGCTCGACCACGGTGTCGCGCTGGGACTGGATCATGCGCGGGGTGAACGCCTTGTTGAGCAGACTGCGCATGTGCCGGTGATCGGGCGGGTCCATGAAGATGATGGACTTCTGCGGCGGTTCGTCGCTCTGCACCATGGCCAGATCGCAGCCACGTGACGAGGAGAACGCCTCGTGATCCTTCAGTGCCGCCGACACGTCCTCATGTCGGGTCAGGGCATAGAAGTCGGAGTCCTCGTTGTAGTACAGCGGCGCATCCTGGCGCATCCGCCGGTACATGTCGAACGGGTTGTTGAAGAACTCTTCGGAGAACGGATCGAAGATCACCTGGGCCTTGGTCATTCGCTGGCTCCTCCTTCGCGGCGGGCTGGACCGGAAGCGCTGTGAAACGTTACGGGAATCTGTTGAACTGTAACGCTAACAGTAAACCCTGTCGGAGTGTTTGAAAAGCGTAAAATATGCGCTGATCAGGACGTGACGGTAGGTCGGGTCACTTGAGTGCGGCGTCGAGCAGATTCTCGAGGCGGCCGAGGTCGCTGTCCAGTTCAGACACTGTCCTGCGGACCACGGCCACGTCCTTGCCGATGAACTCGCCGACCCGGGCGATGAATGCGTCCGCGGAGCCGGTGGCGGCGATACCGGCGAGTGCGCGGCTCGCAGCGCTGCCGTGGGTGAGCGCGGTCAGCAGCGTCGCCTCGTCGACACCCAGTCGATCACCCAGCCGCACGCCTTCGGCCACCGCGCCGATCTGCGCGGCGAACAGTGCGTTGTTCACCAGCTTCACGCGTTGACCGGCGCCGACCGGACCGACGTGCAATACCGGATCGGCATAGGCCGTCAGCACTTCGCGGGCCCGGGCCACCGCGCCCTCGTCGCCGCCCGCGAACACCGTGACGGTCCCGGCCGCGATGTCGTGCGGTCCGCCGCTGACCGGGGCATCGATGACCGCGATGCCGCGAGCGGCCCCACGCTCGGCGAGGACCTCGACGGTGCGGGGGCTGCCGGTGGTGTGCAACACCAGCACCGCGCCTTCCGGCATCTCGTCGATCAGGTCCGGGCAGAGGTCCCTGACCTGATCATCGGTGAACACGCAGACGATCACCACCTCGGCCTCGCTGACGGCCTCGCGCGGCGAGGACACCGGCTCCGCACCGAGTTCGGCTACCGCAGAGCGCTTTTCGTCATCTCGACCCAGAGCCCGCACCTGGTGTCCGGCGTCGACCAGGCGGCGCACCATCGGTGCGCCCATCCGTCCGGCGCCGATGAAACCGACGCGCATCAGCGGGGATGGTTCATGATGGCCAGGGCATTGTCCGCCGCGTCAAACACAGCCCCCTGCGGGGCCGAGGCGTCGTCGGCCAGGCTGGCGGCATGCCTGCAGTCTTTCTGCAGCAGCGCGCCGGCGATCGGCGCCAGGTTGTCCAGCGTCCCGCCGAACATCGCGATGCTGTTGAGTGCCTTGCTGGTGGCCGAACCGCGCGAGATCACCTCGCACAATGCCTGGCGTGGAACACCCAGCGCCTCGCCGAGTTCCAGTGCGCTCATGGCCGCACCCAGGTTGGCGCTGAACAGCAGGTTGTTCAGGATCTTGGCGACCTGACCCGCGCCGACCCCGCCGAGGTGCACGATCGGGTCGGCGTAGGTGGCGAACACCGGCCGCACCCGCTCGACGACCTCCTCGTCGCCACCCACCATCACCAGCAGGGTGCCGGCCGAGGCTGCGGGTTCACCGCCGCTGACCGGGGCGTCGATGACCGTAACGCCTTGTTCGGCAGCCTGTTCCGCGATCTCGCGACAGGTGTCGGGGTGCACCGTGGAGTGAATGGCGACGATACCGCCGGGGGCCAGGCCAGCCAGCACACCGGTTTCACCGTCGAGCACCTGGCGGACGTCGTCGTCGCCCACTACACACAGGCACACCAGGTCGCTGGCGGCGGCCAGTTCGGCGGGCGAGCCCGCGGTCTTGGCGCCGGTGTCGGCGAAGGGTTCCAGGGAGGCCGGGCGTCGGGCCCACAGCGTGGTCTCGAATCCGCCCTCGACGATCCGCCGGGCCATCGGCGCCCCCTGGCTGCCCAGCCCGATAAATCCGACTCGCATCAACCTGCCTCCACTTCCATGTCGCTGCGGGCGCGATCCGCCACGCACTCATCGGCAAATGACAACACCCTGCGGTGATAGAACTCGGCGGTCAGTCCCACACTGAGGTTGTGGCCGCTGTCGGCAAGTTCGCCGGTCTGCACCCGCGGTGCGGCGCTGAACATCGCACCGATTGCGGCCAGGGCCTCGGGATCGGCTTCCCAGACGTTCTCATACTCGCCGGCGAGAAACTGCACCGGAACCCTCGTCTGCCCGGCCAATGCCGGAAATTCCTGCCGTGCCCAGGATTTGATGACATCGCCCTCGTAGGCGGTGCCGCCCGCGGACAACCCGGCGCCGATCACGTCCGGCGGGTACAGCCGGGCCGGTTCCCACAACAACCCGCGCAGGCCGCGCGGCCGGTTCTGCGGCGAGGCATCTTTGAGTAGTTCCTGCGCGGCCGGGTGGTACCGGCGGCCGGTTCCGGCCAACGAGACACCGAGTACCTCTGGCCGGTGCACCGCCAGGTGCATGGCCAGCTCGCAGCCCATCGAATGGCCCAGGACGAACAGGTCTGCCGCACCGCCGATGCGCTGAATTGCCCCCAACGCCAACGCGACCCGCTGTTCGGCTCGCTCCATGGCGTCCGGGTAGGCCGCCGACGCGCCGTAGCCGGGGCGGTCCAGTGCGATCACGGTGTACCCGTGATCGACTGCGCTGCGCAGCAACGACAGCTCGGGGTGGCCGGGGCAGTCGAAGTAGGCCGACGTGGTGGCCCCGCCGTGCAACGCGACGACGACGGCGCGTGGATCGGGAGACTCGGCGACCAGGGCCGACATCGGGACGCCGTCGACCATCACCACCCTGGGATGTGGATCGGCCTTGTTCGCCTTCGATGTCACGGCCTAGTCGTCCCTGCGCATCAGCAGAACACCGCTGGGGGTCAGGCCACCGCTGCTGGCCACCGCGACACGGGCGTTCGCGACCTGACGCTCACCGGCCTCACCGCGCAACTGGGTGACGGCCTCGTGGATCAAGCCCATTCCGTGGGTGCGCCCGTGGGAGAGCTGGCCGCCGTGGGTGTTGAGCGGGATGATGCCGTCGCGGGCGATGTTGTGGCCGCCGTCGAGGAAGTCCTTGGATTCGCCGATGCCGCAGAAGCCCAGGCCCTCCAACCAGGACAGACAGTTGAAGCTGAACCCGTCGTACAACTCGGCGACATCGACATCGCTGGGGCGCAACGAGGTTCGCGACCACATGTGTGCGCTCTGGCCCAGCACCTGCGGCTCGTGG
Protein-coding regions in this window:
- a CDS encoding ferredoxin, producing MAKKVHVDFEICESNAVCMGIIPEVFDLDDQDYLHILQEDVTPENEALIREAVRQCPRQAISIVDE
- a CDS encoding NAD(P)-dependent oxidoreductase, translating into MRVGFIGLGSQGAPMARRIVEGGFETTLWARRPASLEPFADTGAKTAGSPAELAAASDLVCLCVVGDDDVRQVLDGETGVLAGLAPGGIVAIHSTVHPDTCREIAEQAAEQGVTVIDAPVSGGEPAASAGTLLVMVGGDEEVVERVRPVFATYADPIVHLGGVGAGQVAKILNNLLFSANLGAAMSALELGEALGVPRQALCEVISRGSATSKALNSIAMFGGTLDNLAPIAGALLQKDCRHAASLADDASAPQGAVFDAADNALAIMNHPR
- a CDS encoding NAD(P)-dependent oxidoreductase, encoding MRVGFIGAGRMGAPMVRRLVDAGHQVRALGRDDEKRSAVAELGAEPVSSPREAVSEAEVVIVCVFTDDQVRDLCPDLIDEMPEGAVLVLHTTGSPRTVEVLAERGAARGIAVIDAPVSGGPHDIAAGTVTVFAGGDEGAVARAREVLTAYADPVLHVGPVGAGQRVKLVNNALFAAQIGAVAEGVRLGDRLGVDEATLLTALTHGSAASRALAGIAATGSADAFIARVGEFIGKDVAVVRRTVSELDSDLGRLENLLDAALK
- a CDS encoding ferredoxin — translated: MRVRVDEDRCAGHGMCLTLCPEVFEMSDDGWSVADPEEVPAGLEGAAREAIDNCPERAISEINE
- a CDS encoding cytochrome P450, which encodes MTKAQVIFDPFSEEFFNNPFDMYRRMRQDAPLYYNEDSDFYALTRHEDVSAALKDHEAFSSSRGCDLAMVQSDEPPQKSIIFMDPPDHRHMRSLLNKAFTPRMIQSQRDTVVEQIDHHLGLIDSDEFDVVQDFSGPFPVEVITRMAGVDPEYRQQVRHWIDTSLSREPGQIGYSEAGMQANIDTGIYYYGLVQKRRENPQDDMISRLIAAEIPGEDGQMRRLDDIEITGFATLLGGAGAETVTKLVGTAMVLFARNPEQWQKLLDDREKVPAAVEELLRYEGPVQYNVRYTLKEAHVPSGTIPAGKAVFLISAAANRDPDAFTDADTFDIDRDRTEAQNLGLGYGIHSCLGAALARMESAIALEKLLDFMPRYEVKWDELQRVHMQNVAGYSHVPVRVLR
- a CDS encoding alpha/beta fold hydrolase; amino-acid sequence: MRFVLVHGGFHASWCWERTIAELQSLGHDGVAVDLPGHGARVAEESTLANRRAAILEVMQPGDVLVGHSGGGFDATLAADAAPELVGHIVYLAAALPREGRTYPEAMAMRSAEDELGGEFDGDVGEMLGHLHFDEEGAMHFADFDGAWRYFYHDCDEATARWAFARLGPERFGDTTVTPVSVPQFWAADLPRSFIRCTQDRSMPRWLADTVTQRLGVEQLTIDASHSPFLSCPRELAELLVHATTTTPIAALTPA
- a CDS encoding alpha/beta fold hydrolase, with protein sequence MVDGVPMSALVAESPDPRAVVVALHGGATTSAYFDCPGHPELSLLRSAVDHGYTVIALDRPGYGASAAYPDAMERAEQRVALALGAIQRIGGAADLFVLGHSMGCELAMHLAVHRPEVLGVSLAGTGRRYHPAAQELLKDASPQNRPRGLRGLLWEPARLYPPDVIGAGLSAGGTAYEGDVIKSWARQEFPALAGQTRVPVQFLAGEYENVWEADPEALAAIGAMFSAAPRVQTGELADSGHNLSVGLTAEFYHRRVLSFADECVADRARSDMEVEAG
- a CDS encoding LLM class F420-dependent oxidoreductase, whose amino-acid sequence is MRYSITYPMHTHPYHPDLVSGSGVAAMAAAAEAAGFDGFGFTDHPAPSQRWLDAGGHDALDPFVAMAFAAAHTTTLRLVPNIVVLPYRNPFVVAKSGASLDLLSGGRFTLAVGVGYLKREFAALGVSYDERAAVFDEALEVIRGIWTTDDYTFEGKNFSARGITAHPRPAASPHPPIWIGGNTTAARARVARHGDGWCPFAAPPGLAKTAGTAAIDSLDALAAGIEDLRARLAAAGRDPDGIDIVFNNFEGGNPGADDFNADAYLAGADKLAALGVTWLHVTLPGDSLAHALEATEKFGETVIAAA
- a CDS encoding DUF1330 domain-containing protein; the encoded protein is MASAKGYVILTEDVKDPAGMAEYGKLASKAMAGATIVAVDQKPEVIEGAWHGTQTVVLEFESVDAAREWYYSDAYQAAAKVRQGAAECNGIILSGFPS
- a CDS encoding cytochrome P450, with the protein product MTIDPTGIDFFRDERLVDDPYPFFAALRDKCPVTREDHYNVTMVTGWDEAVQVYNDEETFSSCLSVTGPFPGFPVPLEGRSAEEVTALIDKHRNELPFSDQLPTLDPPTHTDHRSLLMRLITPKRLKENEDAMWQLADEVLDDYLGSGGGEFIKGFAGPFTLLVIADLLGIPDEDREGFVNGIKQNSGGGIGSTSKESLSHSPLEFLYGQFSDYVSDRRANPRGDVLTGLAEATFPDGSIPDVGDVARVATNVFSAGQETTVRLLSTALKILGEQPEIQQRIRADRSLIPNFIEEALRIESPVKGDFRLSRCPVTIGETELNAGTTLMVLNGAANRDPRRFEDPDTFDPARKNARQHLAFGRGIHSCPGAPLARAETRVGIERLLDRTTDIRISEAKHGSDGDRRYNYIPTFILRGLTELHLEFDN